The Leucobacter chromiiresistens genome has a window encoding:
- a CDS encoding ABC transporter ATP-binding protein: MALIALTLRHARQYWPFIVAVLVLQLLSTIAALWLPSLNAQIIDQGIAQGDTGFIWSTGGTMLLVSLGQVATAVIAVYFGARTSMGVGRDLRREVYRKVDSLSTLEATKFGAGTLITRGTNDVQQIQMLVLMTLNFMVTAPIMAVGGIIMALREDAGMAWLVWASVAILAVIVGFLVWILLPLFRTMQTRVDAINGVLREQIMGIRVVRAFVRENFEADRYERANRDITEVSVKVGNVFVLMFPVIMMVLHFATAAVLWFGGHRVDDGLVQVGSLTAFLQYLLQILMAVMMGVFMTMMIPRAVVCAERIRELLDTRSTLSFPAEQTVATPASGRIEFSGVTFGFPGAEKPVITGASFTAEAGKTTAIIGSTGAGKTVLLNLLLRLYDPQEGAITIDGASIDALTRAQLAETVSLVPQRPYLFSGTIASNLRFGRTDASDEELWEALRIAQGADFVREKELGLDEPVSQGGTSVSGGQRQRLSIARALVAKPRVYLFDDSFSALDVATDAKLRAALPEATAGATTIIVAQRVSTITEADQILVVEAGEIVDRGTHTQLLETSDVYREIVRSQLESAEAA; encoded by the coding sequence GTGGCCCTTATCGCCCTGACGCTTCGACATGCGAGGCAGTACTGGCCCTTCATCGTCGCCGTGCTCGTGCTCCAACTGCTGTCGACGATCGCAGCGCTCTGGCTGCCGAGCCTGAATGCCCAGATCATCGATCAGGGCATCGCCCAGGGCGACACGGGATTCATCTGGAGCACCGGCGGCACGATGCTGCTGGTGTCGCTCGGGCAGGTCGCCACCGCGGTGATCGCCGTGTACTTCGGCGCGCGCACCTCGATGGGCGTCGGCCGTGACCTGCGCCGCGAGGTGTACCGCAAGGTCGACTCGCTGAGCACGCTCGAGGCCACGAAGTTCGGGGCGGGCACGCTGATCACCCGCGGCACGAACGACGTGCAGCAGATTCAGATGCTCGTGCTGATGACGCTGAACTTCATGGTCACGGCGCCCATCATGGCCGTCGGCGGCATCATCATGGCGCTCCGCGAAGACGCCGGCATGGCGTGGCTCGTCTGGGCATCGGTGGCGATCCTCGCCGTCATCGTGGGCTTCCTGGTGTGGATCCTCCTCCCGCTCTTCCGCACCATGCAGACGCGGGTCGATGCCATCAACGGGGTGCTCCGCGAGCAGATCATGGGCATCCGCGTCGTGCGCGCGTTCGTGCGCGAGAACTTCGAGGCGGATCGCTACGAGCGCGCCAACCGCGACATCACTGAGGTGTCGGTGAAGGTCGGCAACGTCTTCGTGCTCATGTTCCCGGTCATCATGATGGTGCTGCACTTTGCGACGGCCGCCGTGCTGTGGTTCGGCGGGCATCGCGTCGACGACGGCCTCGTGCAGGTCGGATCGCTCACCGCCTTCCTCCAGTACCTGCTGCAGATTCTGATGGCCGTGATGATGGGCGTCTTCATGACGATGATGATCCCGCGCGCCGTCGTCTGCGCCGAGCGCATCCGCGAACTCCTCGACACGCGCTCCACGCTCTCGTTCCCCGCCGAGCAGACCGTGGCCACCCCCGCATCGGGCCGCATCGAGTTCTCCGGGGTCACCTTCGGGTTTCCCGGCGCCGAGAAGCCCGTGATCACGGGGGCGAGCTTCACCGCCGAGGCCGGGAAGACGACGGCCATCATCGGGTCCACCGGTGCCGGCAAGACCGTGCTGCTGAACCTGCTGCTCCGGCTCTACGACCCCCAGGAGGGGGCGATCACCATCGATGGGGCTTCGATCGATGCGCTCACCCGGGCGCAGCTCGCCGAGACCGTGAGCCTCGTGCCGCAGCGGCCGTACCTCTTCTCGGGCACGATCGCCTCGAACCTCCGCTTCGGCCGCACCGACGCGAGCGACGAGGAGCTGTGGGAGGCGCTGCGCATCGCGCAGGGCGCCGACTTCGTGCGCGAGAAGGAACTCGGCCTCGACGAGCCCGTGTCGCAGGGCGGCACGAGCGTTTCGGGAGGTCAGCGGCAGCGCCTGTCGATCGCGCGGGCGCTCGTCGCCAAGCCGCGCGTGTACCTCTTCGACGACTCCTTCTCGGCGCTCGACGTCGCGACCGACGCGAAGCTGCGCGCAGCGCTGCCCGAGGCGACCGCCGGCGCGACCACCATCATCGTGGCGCAGCGCGTCTCGACCATCACCGAGGCCGACCAGATCCTCGTCGTCGAGGCCGGCGAGATCGTCGACCGCGGCACCCACACCCAACTGCTCGAGACCAGCGACGTCTATCGCGAGATCGTGCGGTCACAACTCGAATCGGCGGAGGCGGCGTAA
- a CDS encoding SPFH domain-containing protein encodes MFLASPAIVGIFGAVIALVLIALVIIKRYRIAKPDEAIIVTGGKGKEVVDAAGNRGRDLSGQKVVTGGGVFVVPFVQKSFTISLRSRRLSITTEAQTTDGITMQAQAVAVVKVGGTQEMIRAAAQRFLSNSDEIDESTQEVLSGSLRSIIGGLTVLQIIRDRAVVAQSVLEAAEEALTKQGLVVDTLQIQEIRDGADYIANIGRPEAAKVRQAADIAETNAYQASQEAKIAAEQVLVDRNRELKLRQAAVQVETDKATAQASAAQPLEQAIQQQAIVEQQQITAQKEVALKTEQLNADVRAVAEAEAYRVEALAKAEAAASVSAAEGRAKAVEREGVASRVARIAAAEALEAEGRAEAAALEAKGTAEATAIDARARALETQSQAVLAQELIHLLPEIATEYARAIGAIEHMTVVSADGTSKVAGEAMGNIKGLLEMAKDTVGIDLAGMLNGAVSGGAAGAAAGRASRDVSEGRRAERRADDREESASRRERTAGDHGAGYGDSGSADRFDSAAESDREALSESARRAASSAATAASAAADAADGAANAAGDAAQSAEDAAERAAAALADRARGFAAGSQ; translated from the coding sequence ATGTTCCTCGCAAGCCCGGCGATCGTCGGCATATTCGGCGCGGTGATCGCCCTCGTGCTGATCGCTCTCGTCATCATCAAGCGGTATCGGATCGCGAAGCCGGATGAGGCGATCATCGTGACCGGAGGCAAGGGCAAGGAGGTCGTCGACGCCGCGGGCAACCGGGGCCGCGACCTGTCGGGGCAGAAGGTCGTGACGGGCGGCGGCGTCTTCGTCGTGCCGTTCGTGCAGAAGTCGTTCACGATCTCGCTGCGCTCGCGCCGGCTCTCGATCACGACGGAGGCGCAGACGACCGACGGCATCACGATGCAGGCCCAGGCGGTCGCCGTCGTCAAGGTCGGCGGAACGCAGGAGATGATCCGCGCGGCCGCGCAGCGCTTCCTCTCGAACTCGGATGAGATCGACGAGTCGACGCAGGAGGTGCTCTCGGGCTCCCTGCGATCCATCATCGGCGGGCTGACCGTGCTGCAGATCATCCGCGACCGCGCGGTCGTCGCGCAGAGCGTGCTCGAAGCCGCTGAGGAGGCCCTCACGAAGCAGGGCCTCGTCGTCGACACGCTGCAGATCCAGGAGATCCGCGACGGCGCCGACTACATCGCGAACATCGGGCGCCCCGAGGCGGCGAAGGTGCGCCAGGCGGCCGACATCGCCGAGACGAACGCGTACCAGGCGTCGCAGGAGGCGAAGATCGCGGCCGAGCAGGTGCTCGTCGACCGCAACCGCGAGCTGAAGCTGCGCCAGGCGGCGGTGCAGGTGGAGACGGACAAGGCGACGGCCCAGGCATCGGCGGCTCAGCCGCTCGAGCAGGCGATCCAGCAGCAGGCGATCGTCGAGCAGCAGCAGATCACCGCCCAGAAGGAGGTCGCGCTGAAGACGGAGCAGCTGAACGCCGACGTGCGCGCCGTCGCCGAGGCGGAGGCCTACCGGGTCGAGGCGCTCGCGAAGGCGGAAGCGGCGGCATCGGTGTCGGCGGCCGAGGGCCGCGCGAAGGCGGTGGAGCGCGAGGGCGTCGCGAGCCGCGTCGCGCGTATCGCCGCGGCCGAGGCGCTCGAGGCCGAGGGCCGCGCCGAGGCGGCCGCCCTCGAGGCGAAGGGTACGGCCGAGGCCACGGCCATCGATGCGCGCGCCCGTGCGCTCGAGACCCAGTCGCAGGCGGTGCTCGCCCAGGAGCTCATCCACCTGCTCCCCGAGATCGCGACGGAGTACGCGCGCGCCATCGGCGCGATCGAGCACATGACGGTCGTGTCGGCGGACGGCACGTCGAAGGTCGCCGGGGAGGCGATGGGCAACATCAAGGGTCTGCTGGAGATGGCGAAGGACACGGTCGGCATCGACCTCGCCGGGATGCTCAACGGCGCGGTGTCGGGCGGCGCGGCGGGCGCAGCCGCGGGCCGCGCATCGCGCGACGTCTCGGAGGGGCGTCGTGCCGAGCGCCGCGCCGACGATCGCGAGGAGAGCGCGTCGCGCCGGGAGCGCACCGCCGGAGACCACGGAGCCGGGTACGGCGACAGCGGATCCGCCGATCGGTTCGATTCCGCCGCCGAGTCGGATCGCGAAGCCCTGTCCGAGAGCGCGCGTCGTGCCGCGAGCAGCGCGGCGACCGCAGCGTCCGCGGCCGCCGATGCCGCCGACGGCGCGGCGAACGCGGCCGGCGACGCGGCGCAGTCGGCGGAGGACGCCGCCGAACGCGCGGCGGCGGCTCTCGCCGATCGGGCGCGAGGCTTCGCAGCGGGCTCGCAGTAG
- the rplL gene encoding 50S ribosomal protein L7/L12 has translation MAKLSTEELLEQFKELTLIELSEFVKAFEETFDVSAAAPVAVAAAPAAAAEAVEEKDEFDVVLESAGDKKIQVIKVVRELTGLGLGEAKSLVEEAPKNVLEGAKKEAAEEAKAKLEEAGAGVKLV, from the coding sequence ATGGCTAAGCTTTCCACCGAAGAGCTGCTCGAGCAGTTCAAGGAGCTCACCCTCATCGAGCTCTCCGAGTTCGTCAAGGCGTTCGAGGAGACCTTCGACGTCTCCGCCGCTGCTCCGGTCGCCGTTGCTGCTGCTCCGGCCGCCGCTGCTGAGGCCGTCGAGGAGAAGGACGAGTTCGACGTCGTCCTCGAGTCGGCTGGCGACAAGAAGATCCAGGTCATCAAGGTCGTGCGCGAGCTGACCGGCCTGGGCCTCGGCGAGGCGAAGTCGCTCGTGGAGGAGGCTCCCAAGAACGTGCTCGAGGGCGCGAAGAAGGAAGCCGCTGAAGAAGCGAAGGCGAAGCTCGAAGAGGCAGGCGCGGGCGTCAAGCTCGTCTGA
- a CDS encoding phytoene desaturase family protein has protein sequence MHSSEGAAVVGAGPNGLAAAVTLARAGVPVTVFEAAETIGGGTRTTELVEPGVLHDVCSAIHPMALATGFFRAFEIERRMEFVVPEASFANPLDGRAGGGSDRAAIAYHDLDRTVAELGRDGSAYGRFYRPLLARMPDVLDFALGGGMLRWPAPPIAAALTGLRALEQGTPLWNLRFREAAAPALLSGVAAHSIGRLPNLATAGVGLVLGALAHTVGWPVPVGGSRAITDALATDLLAHGGRIETGHPIDDIRELGAYRVRLFDTSARGLERIAGSALPARYRRALRRFSYGDAATKVDFVLDGPIPWSDPRVSQAPTVHVGGSRPELAASERIVASGGHPARPYVLLAQTAEFDPGRNAPGVNAVWSYTHVPSGSTVDMAEPVIRQIERFAPGFRDRIRAVRVTTADEMSRYNRNYHGGDFSAGAITLPQLIARPTVSADPWRTPGRGIYLASSSTPPGPGVHGLSGWYAAKSVLRHEYGLPEPDLGLR, from the coding sequence ATGCACTCTTCTGAGGGAGCGGCCGTAGTCGGAGCGGGCCCGAACGGGCTCGCCGCAGCGGTCACGCTCGCACGCGCCGGCGTTCCCGTGACGGTGTTCGAAGCCGCGGAGACGATCGGCGGGGGCACGCGCACGACGGAGCTCGTCGAGCCGGGAGTGCTGCACGACGTCTGCTCGGCGATCCATCCGATGGCGCTGGCGACCGGGTTCTTCCGAGCGTTCGAGATCGAGCGGCGCATGGAGTTCGTGGTGCCCGAGGCCTCGTTCGCGAACCCGCTCGACGGCCGTGCCGGGGGCGGGTCGGATCGCGCGGCGATCGCCTACCACGACCTCGACCGCACCGTCGCCGAGCTGGGCCGCGACGGGAGCGCGTACGGGCGCTTCTACCGTCCGCTCCTCGCCCGCATGCCCGATGTGCTCGACTTTGCGCTGGGCGGCGGCATGCTGCGCTGGCCGGCCCCCCCGATCGCCGCCGCCCTCACCGGGCTGCGCGCGCTCGAGCAGGGCACGCCGCTGTGGAACCTGCGGTTCCGCGAGGCGGCGGCGCCGGCTCTGCTCTCCGGCGTCGCGGCGCACAGCATCGGACGGCTGCCGAACCTGGCGACCGCCGGGGTGGGGCTGGTGCTCGGCGCCCTCGCCCACACGGTGGGGTGGCCGGTGCCGGTCGGGGGATCCCGCGCCATCACCGATGCGCTCGCCACCGATCTGCTGGCGCACGGGGGTCGGATCGAGACCGGGCATCCGATCGACGACATCCGCGAGCTCGGCGCGTACCGCGTGCGCCTCTTCGACACCTCCGCCCGCGGGCTGGAGCGAATCGCCGGGTCGGCGCTGCCGGCGCGGTACCGGCGGGCGCTGCGGCGCTTCTCGTACGGCGACGCCGCGACGAAGGTCGACTTCGTGCTCGACGGGCCGATTCCGTGGAGCGACCCGCGGGTCTCCCAGGCGCCCACCGTGCACGTCGGCGGCAGCCGGCCCGAGCTCGCGGCCTCGGAGCGGATCGTCGCCTCGGGCGGGCACCCGGCGCGCCCGTACGTGCTGCTCGCGCAGACCGCGGAGTTCGATCCCGGGCGGAACGCGCCCGGCGTCAACGCCGTCTGGTCGTACACGCATGTGCCCAGCGGATCGACGGTCGACATGGCCGAGCCGGTGATCCGGCAGATCGAGCGATTCGCCCCGGGGTTCCGCGACCGGATCCGCGCCGTGCGGGTGACGACGGCCGACGAGATGTCGCGCTACAACCGCAATTACCACGGCGGAGACTTCAGCGCGGGGGCCATCACCCTGCCGCAGCTCATCGCACGGCCCACGGTGTCGGCGGATCCGTGGCGCACCCCCGGCCGGGGCATCTACCTCGCGTCGTCGTCCACGCCGCCCGGCCCCGGAGTGCACGGACTGAGCGGCTGGTACGCGGCGAAATCGGTGCTGCGGCACGAGTACGGGCTGCCGGAGCCGGATCTGGGTCTGCGGTAG
- a CDS encoding response regulator transcription factor has translation MEAQGLQRADGSKIRALVVDDEESITQLVAMALRYEGWEVETAATGQEALDTMRSFAPDVAVLDIMLPDFDGMQLLARLRSAGQMFPVLFLTALDSVEDRVNGLTAGGDDYVVKPFSLEELIARLRGLVRRSQLTLAQQPDPVLRVGDLTLNEDSYEVERAGEPITVTNTEFELLRYLMRNPNRVLSKAQILDRVWAYDFTGKSTVVELYISYLRKKIDAGRVPMLHTVRGAGYMLKPAA, from the coding sequence ATGGAAGCACAAGGACTGCAGCGCGCGGACGGCAGCAAGATCCGCGCCCTGGTCGTCGACGACGAGGAATCGATCACCCAGCTCGTCGCGATGGCTCTGCGCTACGAGGGGTGGGAGGTCGAGACCGCCGCGACGGGGCAAGAGGCTCTCGACACGATGCGCTCGTTCGCGCCCGACGTGGCGGTGCTCGACATCATGCTCCCCGACTTCGACGGCATGCAGCTGCTCGCCCGCCTGCGATCGGCGGGGCAGATGTTCCCGGTGCTGTTCCTGACCGCACTCGACTCGGTCGAGGATCGCGTCAACGGATTGACGGCCGGAGGCGACGACTACGTCGTCAAGCCCTTCAGTCTCGAGGAGCTCATCGCCCGGCTGCGCGGTCTGGTGCGCCGCTCGCAGCTCACCCTCGCGCAGCAGCCGGACCCGGTGCTGCGGGTCGGGGATCTGACGCTGAACGAGGACAGCTACGAGGTGGAGCGCGCGGGCGAGCCGATCACCGTGACGAACACCGAGTTCGAGCTGCTGCGGTATCTGATGCGCAACCCGAACCGCGTGCTCTCGAAGGCGCAGATTCTGGATCGCGTCTGGGCGTACGACTTCACCGGCAAGTCGACCGTCGTCGAGCTGTACATCTCGTACCTGCGCAAGAAGATCGACGCCGGCCGCGTGCCGATGCTGCACACGGTGCGGGGCGCGGGCTACATGCTCAAGCCGGCGGCTTGA
- a CDS encoding PH domain-containing protein: protein MPSRNPQSLTSEVDSVLGPAPAEYGQPEVVVLRFRRHGRRLVLPVLVLVALAAAGGYWIGTFAEGWMNALAACGAIVLALLLGVFPLLRWLTWRTTVTSRRVIQRQGVFSRHRSEVSFVRTREVRTRRTLVQRLFGSGDLDLYVGAERTTIPDVPGVGVAADALQELVERNYAHATRVERRLAEQHPVSNVVFTDPMS, encoded by the coding sequence ATGCCCTCACGCAACCCGCAGTCGCTGACCTCGGAGGTCGACTCCGTGCTCGGGCCGGCGCCGGCGGAGTACGGGCAGCCCGAGGTGGTGGTGCTCCGGTTCCGGCGGCACGGGCGCAGGCTCGTGCTGCCGGTGCTGGTGCTCGTGGCGCTCGCGGCTGCCGGTGGCTACTGGATCGGCACGTTCGCGGAGGGCTGGATGAACGCGCTCGCAGCGTGCGGCGCGATCGTGCTCGCGCTGCTGCTGGGCGTCTTCCCCCTGCTGCGGTGGCTGACCTGGCGCACCACGGTCACTTCTCGTCGGGTGATCCAGCGACAGGGCGTGTTCTCGCGCCACCGCAGCGAGGTCTCCTTCGTGCGCACCCGCGAGGTGCGCACACGGCGCACGCTCGTGCAGCGCCTCTTCGGCTCCGGCGACCTCGACCTGTACGTCGGCGCCGAGCGCACGACGATTCCCGACGTGCCCGGGGTCGGGGTGGCGGCCGATGCGCTGCAGGAGCTCGTCGAGCGCAACTACGCGCACGCGACGCGCGTCGAGCGGAGACTGGCCGAGCAGCACCCGGTGTCGAACGTGGTGTTCACCGACCCGATGAGCTGA
- the rplJ gene encoding 50S ribosomal protein L10, producing MATKDATVTDLQQKFEESNAVLLTEYRGLSVAELRELRDGIREHATYAVAKNTLTKIAANNAGITAFDDELAGPSALAFVHGDTVAVAKSLRDFAKAHPLLVVKAGYFDGNAMTAAEVGKLADLESREVLLAKAAGAMQAALVGAAQLFAALPAKAARGFGALQEKQDA from the coding sequence ATGGCTACGAAGGACGCTACGGTCACCGATCTTCAGCAGAAGTTTGAAGAGTCGAACGCCGTTCTGCTGACTGAGTACCGCGGACTTTCGGTTGCTGAGCTGCGGGAACTCCGCGACGGCATCCGCGAGCACGCGACGTACGCTGTGGCGAAGAACACGCTGACGAAGATTGCGGCCAACAACGCCGGGATCACCGCTTTCGATGACGAGCTCGCCGGTCCTTCGGCTCTCGCCTTCGTGCACGGTGACACCGTCGCGGTCGCAAAGTCGCTGCGTGACTTCGCCAAGGCACACCCTCTTTTGGTGGTGAAGGCGGGCTACTTCGATGGCAACGCCATGACCGCCGCTGAGGTAGGCAAGCTTGCCGATCTCGAGAGCCGCGAGGTGCTGCTGGCCAAGGCCGCAGGCGCCATGCAGGCTGCTCTGGTCGGTGCTGCACAGCTGTTCGCCGCCCTGCCCGCCAAGGCCGCCCGCGGCTTCGGTGCGCTGCAGGAGAAGCAGGACGCGTAA
- a CDS encoding YqaJ viral recombinase family protein — MAWMRARARGITATDVAKLSTPRSIAAAAHEKLHGSRFSGNVYTEHGKLREPEIASWVLREYEIEPSQALFHAETDLRHLATPDGLAFRGTGVVELAEIKTTNKEWRSIPRQYLRQVWWQQYVLGAERTLMVWERHENFVPVGDPECRWVDRDENEIARLVKLAGDLIDVLIARTT, encoded by the coding sequence ATGGCGTGGATGCGAGCCCGCGCTCGCGGCATCACCGCCACCGACGTCGCGAAACTCTCGACTCCTCGCTCCATCGCAGCCGCAGCTCACGAGAAGCTGCATGGAAGCCGGTTCAGCGGCAACGTCTACACCGAGCACGGCAAGCTCCGTGAGCCCGAGATCGCGTCGTGGGTGCTGCGCGAGTACGAGATCGAGCCCAGCCAGGCGCTGTTCCACGCCGAGACCGATCTCAGGCATCTCGCGACTCCCGACGGGCTGGCGTTTCGCGGCACCGGCGTCGTCGAACTCGCGGAGATCAAGACGACGAACAAGGAGTGGCGGTCGATCCCCCGCCAGTACCTGCGTCAGGTGTGGTGGCAGCAGTACGTGCTGGGCGCGGAGCGCACGCTGATGGTGTGGGAGCGCCACGAGAACTTCGTGCCGGTCGGCGACCCGGAGTGCCGCTGGGTGGATCGTGACGAGAACGAGATCGCGCGCCTCGTGAAGCTCGCGGGCGACCTCATCGACGTGCTGATCGCGCGCACGACGTAG
- a CDS encoding ABC transporter ATP-binding protein, with translation MARKRSAAEAAPAEDLELPDDYQPDNDDWTGGQPVKKAKHFWPSAKRLVGLLAPHKWQFALVVLLVVGSVVLTVIAPKILGQAMDVIFNGILGKQLPEGITREQAVEAARASGNDQFAEVLAGADIVPGAGIDFGLLGRLILIVLGMYLVASVLMWLQGFVLNRLVMNVVYRLRADIEAKINRLPLSYFDGRQRGDVLSRVTNDVDNIQQALQQALSQLVQSLLMVIGIAAMMFIVSWQLALIALIALPLSGIVAGVVGVRAQKLFVAQWKHTGDLNGHIEESFTGHELVRIFNRDADMLDEFDRRNEGLYGAAYRAQALSGTIMPAMQFVQYLSYVLIAVVGALRVTGGQMTLGDVTAFIQYSREFSQPIAEMAGMANMLQSGVASAERTFELLDADEQDADTASERLPERTSGHVQFEGVAFSYEPSQPLIEGLSLEARPGHTVAIVGPTGAGKTTLVNLVMRFYELNRGRILLDGVDITHLARAELRSQVGMVLQDAWLFEGTIRENIRYGRLDATDDEVVAAAEATMVDRFVRQLPEGYDTVISENGSSLSAGERQLLTIARAFIANPSLLILDEATSSVDTRTEVLVQQAMRALRADRTSFVIAHRLSTIRDADTILMMERGSIVEQGSHEELLARRGAYYALYQAQFAGEDAEESAGLDAGAGAGSIASAGHEEPGR, from the coding sequence ATGGCTCGAAAGCGATCCGCGGCGGAGGCGGCGCCGGCCGAAGACCTCGAGCTGCCCGACGACTACCAGCCTGACAACGACGACTGGACGGGCGGTCAGCCCGTGAAGAAGGCGAAGCACTTCTGGCCGTCGGCGAAGCGCCTCGTCGGGCTGCTCGCGCCGCACAAATGGCAGTTCGCGCTCGTCGTGCTGCTCGTGGTCGGGTCCGTGGTGCTGACCGTGATCGCGCCGAAGATCCTCGGCCAGGCGATGGACGTCATCTTCAACGGCATCCTGGGGAAGCAGCTGCCCGAGGGCATCACCCGCGAGCAGGCCGTCGAGGCGGCCCGCGCATCGGGCAACGACCAGTTCGCCGAAGTGCTGGCCGGGGCCGACATCGTGCCGGGGGCGGGAATCGACTTCGGGCTGCTCGGCCGGCTGATCCTCATCGTGCTCGGCATGTACCTCGTCGCGTCGGTGCTCATGTGGCTGCAGGGCTTCGTCTTGAACCGGCTCGTGATGAACGTCGTGTACCGGCTGCGCGCCGACATCGAGGCGAAGATCAACCGCCTGCCGCTGAGCTACTTCGACGGGCGGCAGCGCGGCGACGTGCTCTCGCGCGTGACGAACGACGTCGACAATATTCAGCAGGCGCTGCAGCAGGCGCTCTCGCAACTCGTGCAGTCGCTGCTCATGGTGATCGGGATCGCGGCGATGATGTTCATCGTGTCTTGGCAGCTCGCTCTGATCGCCCTCATCGCCCTGCCGCTCTCGGGCATCGTCGCGGGCGTCGTCGGCGTGCGCGCCCAGAAGCTCTTCGTCGCCCAGTGGAAGCACACGGGCGACCTGAACGGGCACATCGAGGAGTCGTTCACGGGTCACGAGCTGGTGCGCATCTTCAACCGCGACGCCGACATGCTCGACGAGTTCGACCGCCGCAACGAGGGGCTCTACGGCGCCGCGTACCGCGCGCAGGCGCTCTCGGGCACCATCATGCCGGCGATGCAGTTCGTGCAGTATCTGAGCTACGTGCTCATCGCCGTGGTGGGCGCGCTCCGCGTGACGGGAGGCCAGATGACCCTCGGCGACGTCACCGCCTTCATCCAGTACTCGCGCGAGTTCTCGCAGCCCATCGCCGAGATGGCCGGCATGGCGAACATGCTGCAGTCGGGCGTCGCCTCGGCCGAGCGCACCTTCGAGCTGCTCGACGCCGACGAGCAGGACGCCGACACGGCGTCGGAGCGGCTGCCCGAGCGCACGAGCGGCCACGTGCAGTTCGAGGGCGTGGCCTTCAGCTACGAGCCGTCGCAGCCGCTGATCGAGGGGCTCTCGCTCGAGGCGCGCCCCGGGCACACCGTCGCGATCGTCGGGCCGACGGGAGCGGGCAAGACCACGCTCGTCAACCTCGTGATGCGGTTTTACGAGCTGAATCGCGGGCGCATCCTGCTCGACGGCGTCGATATCACCCACCTGGCGCGCGCCGAGCTGCGCAGCCAGGTCGGCATGGTGCTGCAGGATGCCTGGCTCTTCGAGGGCACCATCCGCGAGAACATCAGGTACGGCCGGCTCGACGCGACGGACGACGAGGTGGTCGCGGCCGCCGAGGCGACGATGGTGGATCGGTTCGTGCGGCAGCTGCCGGAGGGCTACGACACCGTCATCTCGGAGAACGGCTCCTCGCTGTCGGCGGGGGAGCGGCAGCTGCTCACGATCGCTCGCGCCTTCATCGCGAACCCATCGCTGCTGATCCTCGACGAGGCCACCTCGTCGGTCGACACCCGCACGGAGGTGCTGGTGCAGCAGGCGATGCGCGCGCTGCGGGCCGACCGCACCTCGTTCGTGATCGCGCACCGACTGTCGACCATCCGCGACGCCGACACCATCCTCATGATGGAGCGCGGCAGCATCGTCGAGCAGGGATCGCACGAGGAGCTGCTCGCGCGGCGAGGCGCGTACTACGCGCTGTACCAGGCGCAGTTCGCCGGTGAGGATGCCGAGGAGAGCGCCGGGCTCGACGCCGGCGCGGGCGCCGGATCCATCGCGTCGGCCGGGCACGAGGAGCCCGGCCGCTGA